The following are from one region of the Arachis duranensis cultivar V14167 chromosome 10, aradu.V14167.gnm2.J7QH, whole genome shotgun sequence genome:
- the LOC107468857 gene encoding coniferyl alcohol acyltransferase-like isoform X1: MDSAAGEFNVSVTNEEVVAAVLPTQEHWLPLSNLDLLLPPVDVGVFFCYKNNNTMVMNSFASMVGCLKKSLSQALVSYYAFAGEVVANTAGEPELLCNNRGVDFVEAVADIELQCLNLFNPDVSIEGKLVPKKKRGVFVVQATSLKCGGIVVGCTFDHRIADAYSANMFLVSWANMAQPTRPKPKQPCFRRSILSPRRPGFIHPSLHNMYIPISKLPPPAATTTPLLSRIYYVTAKQLQHMQSLATDNGATKRTKLESFSAFLWKMVARAASTDIKGKKQVVAKMGIVVDGRKRLADSGGSSCDGEKEKKSLMNSYFGNVLSIPFGQKLVEELVEKPLWWVANVVHEFLEVAVTEEHFLGLIDWVEAHRPVPGLAKIYCHGAEEGPAFVISSGQRFPEEKVDFGWGKAVFGSYHFPWGGNAGYVMPMPSPLVNGDWVVYMHLVKEQLHTIESEASHFFMPLTWEYLNQ, from the exons atggaTAGTGCTGCTGGAGAGTTCAACGTGAGTGTGACCAATGAAGAGGTGGTAGCAGCGGTTCTACCAACTCAAGAACACTGGCTACCACTCTCTAACCTCGATCTACTCCTTCCTCCGGTAGACGTTGGAGTCTTCTTCTGCTACAAGAACAACAACACAATGGTGATGAATAGCTTTGCATCCATGGTGGGGTGTTTGAAGAAATCGCTCTCTCAAGCTCTTGTGTCTTACTATGCATTTGCCGGCGAAGTGGTGGCCAACACGGCGGGTGAACCCGAGTTGCTATGCAACAACCGTGGAGTTGATTTTGTTGAAGCTGTCGCAGACATTGAGCTTCAGTGTCTCAATTTGTTCAATCCTGATGTCTCCATTGAAGGGAAGCTTGTTCCCAAGAAGAAGCGTGGCGTGTTTGTGGTCCAG GCAACATCACTCAAGTGTGGTGGGATAGTAGTGGGATGCACATTTGATCATCGAATAGCGGATGCATATTCAGCAAACATGTTCCTTGTATCATGGGCCAACATGGCCCAACCCACCAGGCCCAAGCCCAAACAACCTTGCTTCCGTCGCTCCATTCTCAGTCCCCGCCGCCCAGGATTCATCCACCCCTCCCTCCACAACATGTACATCCCCATCTCCAAGCTCCCACCACCAGCTGCCACCACCACCCCTCTCCTTAGTCGCATTTACTATGTCACAGCAAAGCAGCTCCAACACATGCAGTCACTCGCCACCGACAATGGCGCCACCAAGCGCACAAAACTCGAGTCATTCTCCGCGTTCTTGTGGAAGATGGTTGCTCGTGCAGCTTCAACAGACATCAAAGGCAAAAAG CAGGTTGTTGCCAAAATGGGCATAGTGGTGGATGGAAGGAAGAGGCTAGCCGATAGTGGTGGTAGCAGTTGTgatggagaaaaagaaaaaaaatcattgatgaattcttattttGGAAATGTGCTTTCCATACCCTTTGGTCAAAAACTGGTGGAGGAGCTGGTGGAGAAACCATTATGGTGGGTTGCAAATGTGGTTCATGAGTTTTTGGAGGTGGCAGTAACAGAGGAGCACTTTCTAGGGCTTATTGACTGGGTGGAAGCACACCGGCCGGTTCCTGGGTTGGCGAAGATCTATTGCCATGGCGCCGAGGAGGGGCCGGCTTTCGTTATATCGTCTGGACAAAGGTTCCCGGAGGAGAAGGTGGATTTTGGGTGGGGGAAGGCTGTGTTTGGTTCTTATCATTTTCCTTGGGGTGGAAATGCTGGCTATGTGATGCCAATGCCAAGTCCTCTTGTGAATGGTGATTGGGTTGTTTACATGCACCTTGTGAAGGAACAATTACACACCATTGAGTCTGAGGCTTCTCATTTCTTTATGCCTTTAACTTGGGAGTACCTTAACCAATGA
- the LOC107468841 gene encoding secreted RxLR effector protein 161-like — translation MLAAKSATTPMNYSSQLSKSIGTRLETNIEYRRLIGCLLYLANTRSEISYAFNKLSQFLECLTDKHFEACLRVLRYLKSSPARGLFFSTKSNLKVIGYSDSDWAACPDSRRPVTSYCFFLRISLITWKSNKQNVVTTSSAKAEYKALAASTCEAQWICFIMNELKFPPMKPIAIYCDSQTALYIAANSMFHEKTKYIEADCHIVCDKAKEQVIKLLPIKFAEQAADILIKALIPKLFNSCHRKFRLLNIHAPDLRKGVT, via the coding sequence ATGCTAGCTGCCAAGAGTGCCACAACTCCAATGAATTACTCCAGTCAACTATCAAAATCAATAGGAACAAGGTTAGAGACCAACATTGAATATCGAAGATTAATTGGGTGCCTACTCTACTTAGCAAATACAAGATCTGAAATCAGCTATGCATTCAACAAGTTAAGCCAATTTTTGGAATGTCTCACTGACAAACACTTCGAAGCTTGCCTAAGAGTACTAAGATACTTGAAATCCTCCCCAGCACGAGGCCTATTTTTTTCCACCAAGTCCAATCTTAAAGTAATTGGCTATTCGGATAGCGATTGGGCTGCATGTCCCGATTCAAGAAGGCCAGTAACGAGCTATTGCTTCTTCCTGAGAATAAGTTTGATAACATGGAAGAGCAATAAGCAAAATGTGGTGACCACATCATCAGCAAAAGCTGAGTACAAGGCTCTCGCGGCATCAACATGTGAAGCCCAGTGGATATGTTTCATCATGAATGAGCtcaaatttccaccaatgaagcCAATAGCCATCTACTGCGACAGCCAGACAGCATTATACATAGCTGCTAATTCAATGTTTCACGAGAAAACAAAGTATATAGAAGCGGATTGTCACATTGTTTGCGACAAAGCCAAGGAACAAGTGATCAAACTACTGCCTATTAAGTTTGCAGAGCAAGCTGCAGATATCCTCATTAAAGCATTGATTCCCAAGTTATTCAATTCATGTCATCGCAAGTTCAGGCTCCTCAACATACATGCGCCTGACTTGAGGAAAGGTGTGACTTGA
- the LOC107468857 gene encoding coniferyl alcohol acyltransferase-like isoform X2, whose translation MDSAAGEFNVSVTNEEVVAAVLPTQEHWLPLSNLDLLLPPVDVGVFFCYKNNNTMVMNSFASMVGCLKKSLSQALVSYYAFAGEVVANTAGEPELLCNNRGVDFVEAVADIELQCLNLFNPDVSIEGKLVPKKKRGVFVVQATSLKCGGIVVGCTFDHRIADAYSANMFLVSWANMAQPTRPKPKQPCFRRSILSPRRPGFIHPSLHNMYIPISKLPPPAATTTPLLSRIYYVTAKQLQHMQSLATDNGATKRTKLESFSAFLWKMVARAASTDIKGKKVVAKMGIVVDGRKRLADSGGSSCDGEKEKKSLMNSYFGNVLSIPFGQKLVEELVEKPLWWVANVVHEFLEVAVTEEHFLGLIDWVEAHRPVPGLAKIYCHGAEEGPAFVISSGQRFPEEKVDFGWGKAVFGSYHFPWGGNAGYVMPMPSPLVNGDWVVYMHLVKEQLHTIESEASHFFMPLTWEYLNQ comes from the exons atggaTAGTGCTGCTGGAGAGTTCAACGTGAGTGTGACCAATGAAGAGGTGGTAGCAGCGGTTCTACCAACTCAAGAACACTGGCTACCACTCTCTAACCTCGATCTACTCCTTCCTCCGGTAGACGTTGGAGTCTTCTTCTGCTACAAGAACAACAACACAATGGTGATGAATAGCTTTGCATCCATGGTGGGGTGTTTGAAGAAATCGCTCTCTCAAGCTCTTGTGTCTTACTATGCATTTGCCGGCGAAGTGGTGGCCAACACGGCGGGTGAACCCGAGTTGCTATGCAACAACCGTGGAGTTGATTTTGTTGAAGCTGTCGCAGACATTGAGCTTCAGTGTCTCAATTTGTTCAATCCTGATGTCTCCATTGAAGGGAAGCTTGTTCCCAAGAAGAAGCGTGGCGTGTTTGTGGTCCAG GCAACATCACTCAAGTGTGGTGGGATAGTAGTGGGATGCACATTTGATCATCGAATAGCGGATGCATATTCAGCAAACATGTTCCTTGTATCATGGGCCAACATGGCCCAACCCACCAGGCCCAAGCCCAAACAACCTTGCTTCCGTCGCTCCATTCTCAGTCCCCGCCGCCCAGGATTCATCCACCCCTCCCTCCACAACATGTACATCCCCATCTCCAAGCTCCCACCACCAGCTGCCACCACCACCCCTCTCCTTAGTCGCATTTACTATGTCACAGCAAAGCAGCTCCAACACATGCAGTCACTCGCCACCGACAATGGCGCCACCAAGCGCACAAAACTCGAGTCATTCTCCGCGTTCTTGTGGAAGATGGTTGCTCGTGCAGCTTCAACAGACATCAAAGGCAAAAAG GTTGTTGCCAAAATGGGCATAGTGGTGGATGGAAGGAAGAGGCTAGCCGATAGTGGTGGTAGCAGTTGTgatggagaaaaagaaaaaaaatcattgatgaattcttattttGGAAATGTGCTTTCCATACCCTTTGGTCAAAAACTGGTGGAGGAGCTGGTGGAGAAACCATTATGGTGGGTTGCAAATGTGGTTCATGAGTTTTTGGAGGTGGCAGTAACAGAGGAGCACTTTCTAGGGCTTATTGACTGGGTGGAAGCACACCGGCCGGTTCCTGGGTTGGCGAAGATCTATTGCCATGGCGCCGAGGAGGGGCCGGCTTTCGTTATATCGTCTGGACAAAGGTTCCCGGAGGAGAAGGTGGATTTTGGGTGGGGGAAGGCTGTGTTTGGTTCTTATCATTTTCCTTGGGGTGGAAATGCTGGCTATGTGATGCCAATGCCAAGTCCTCTTGTGAATGGTGATTGGGTTGTTTACATGCACCTTGTGAAGGAACAATTACACACCATTGAGTCTGAGGCTTCTCATTTCTTTATGCCTTTAACTTGGGAGTACCTTAACCAATGA